Below is a genomic region from Silurus meridionalis isolate SWU-2019-XX chromosome 10, ASM1480568v1, whole genome shotgun sequence.
CATTCAATCCAAATGATTGTGGGCTGAATTTGGAGGTGGATGTTCCGGTAGTAAGGATCTATCCAAACTCATGTGGGAACACCTGGATCCCCTCTTCTGAGACGACAGACAAATCTGTAGCTCAGGATGAAACAGCACATAAAGCGTCATCATATTTGGTCCAACGGTCTAGTAGCACCAGCTTGTATAGTTCAACTGCAAGAGAATGTTTAATACAGAGAGCCAAAGAAGCCAATTCTCTTCACAAAGGAATTGCAAGATCTTCAACTGCACGGCGGTGGAGTGCTGGCTCTGAGTATGAAGTGCAGCCTAATGTTTTTGGCCAGCCACCTCCAAACCTCCACATTAGTAAAACCATAGAGACAAATGAAGCAAGTAAATCTGAGGGTCACCTGATACCAAGCATTCCAAATATTCTTAGCACAGAGATGAGAACTCAAGAAGGCCAGAGAGGAATGAATAATATTATACAAGAGGACAGAATAGAGAATGGCTCAGAGGAAAGTCTAAATATGGTGGAtaacaaagaagaaaatgacAGAGACCCAAGAAATACAGATGAAATATGGGGGAAAGCAGTTCAGGAtggaaaaataaacatgcatgaAAAAATTCCTGACTCTTTTCATCTTCTGGTACCTGAAGAGAGAATGTTTCCACCAGGAAGATCCAAGAGCTGGAACACAAAATGTCACAAATCCTTAAGGGAAGGTACAGACAAGCCCCGGGGCTCCAGCAGTGAAAGAAGCCTTTTATATGGAAGTTCCCTAGAGAGGTCTGGAGAAGAATGTGGGAAAGTGTCACAGAaggatgaataaaagaaaaagataaatctGATGTCAGGAGATGACTGCTTAAAAAACAACTTTCTGTAACACAACTTAAATAtgaattcatccatccatttacatTGCCGTAGTCAAGAGTTTCCCTGGGCGAAAGGTTGAAAGTAGGAAGAAACCCTGGATAAAATGGTATTTCATACCAAGGAATCAAGAACTTAGTATTACATTAAAACAGTTGCAGTGTCACTGCAATTGCAGTCTCATAACCACTTCCCAGATaaagaatattttgtgttttgtagatCACCCTACAAGTGTGAATATGTAATTAACAATTTCCAATGTAGagttctatatactgtatgtatactaCATAATGTTGTAGCAATTAGTCTTTGTATATTGCAAGGAAAATTGTATGATCTTGCCTTACATTTGGCTTAACTGTTTTAATTATTGTCAACAATCGTAGATTTGTTAACAGGCATGCAAAATATTCACTGTTATAATTTGTTGTAAACCCATTGTTATTGTCCAATTAAATTAGTTAATTTAAGTTATGGAACTACATGATTAATGTACAATAGTGCAAACTGTCTGCATGCAacattttaagacatttttctGAACATGGTGGAGTGCACAAAAGAGATTGTGTGCTGCTAATATTAAAAAGCACAATAGCACTCTCTAGTGTTTAGTAAGCACATTACAAAAACATTCCCGTAGTCGCGTATTAGGTCATGAAACAAAACGCACACATGAACCTTAAGGCTATGCAATTTTACTTTGGTTATGTGGTACAAAAATGTTTcacaattaataaaaatcacACTAGAAATTAGAGGTTACACGCTGTTCTTTTTTCAAACAATCATTTGCCTACCAGATGAGCAGGCTGTTTAAGAATCATTTCCTTTCTGAAATGATAGACGGTAGTACATTGTGAACAAtcacaaaaaacatttcaaatgaataCACTCAGAAAACAGCTGCATATATGTATGGTCTCTGATGACACTGATCACAATGGTCCCATCTGAACAGCAAGGCtggaataattataatacatttgcTTGGTAAGCAATTTTAAGGTAAGCGCAAAAGCATTGACGCTAGTGCAGTATCTGTGCGAGTAAAATACTGCCTTGTGTACAGATATTTTCAAGGCCTCAACTTTTGGGCTGGAAAGAGGAAACAAAAATCTTAGCAAGAACTTTTTCTTGCTGACTCAATCTGTCAGTCTATTTTttgctattcttcttctttcaaaaCTTTGGTGCAGCTCACTACACTTTGATATTGACTATTTGAACTCACCCTCAAATTTCAACTACAAAAGAGCATTGAAATGACTGCTACTTATGACATGGAACTGGGTACAGAATACGTAGCTATTGACATGAATTCACCCGAATACAAActgacacacaacacaaacagcaACAAATAACTGTCTATTTGATAATTGTATTTTCCTTCAAAAAGATACTAGTAATCGATATCACAGGTTATGATGTGTGTAAACCAAAAGTACTTTGGGCTTTAAACAAACAGCAATAAGAATAGGTGGTACTTTGTTAATATACATAGCAGCAAGAATGCCAACAAGTAAAATTAATAGTACATTatacatacaacaataaaagCATGCATTAGTGGTTTTCCTATACATTCATATACAgatattctatatttttttatcattcagaCATGCAAACCTTCGCCAATCACACAAGGTGTGTAAGGTGAATTAATTAACCAGTGATGCATGTAAATAATGCTACCCTTCGCTCCATACAAAACCATAATCCAGCACAGATTAATGATTTTCCTGCCATCTATTAACTTTAGGttcatttaaatgtcttttgaCAGGAGAATCAGCAAGCTTTGTTGGACTACAGACCAACACACAAGATCACAGCTGGGACCCTTGAACTAACATGTGCTTTATACATTGTCACTTGTTTTGACTGGCTGCTGCTTTAAAGAGACATGGACAGACTGTACATGCGTACTTTTACCCATCATGCTCTTTAGCTGTCATGTTCTATATTTGAAGTCTCCACACTTTTGGGGAGTGTAGGATCTCTGTCAGTGCTATACATGGTTACGTGCCTGTGAGACAAACCGTAAGACACAACCgttattttaatctttaaagGTGCCCtttaattatacacacaattttcctagttatactatatattttagAGATACTTCTCTGCCCATAAACAATGTGTAATGGCAGTATAACATGTTATGCTTATAAAAgctttataaaatatgaataaaggcTCTATAAAAGGAATAATTCAAGCTttgatattataaaaaaaatgacagtcaAACTCAAATATGTGCTTTGATTATCACAAAAAAAGGCCAAAAGAAACAATGACATTTCACAAACTAGAAACTTTGAACCCCTACAGTATCCTTTTTGCCAACTCAACGGTTGGTCTGTATGAACAGGAGTCTTCCTGCTCAGTAAGAACATGAGTGCGCACCTCTCAGTAGAGGCTCAAATGACCTTCCATACCAGCTGATTCTGCAGCTAGAGAGATCAAGTCCATAGTTGCATTCCAATCGATGGAGTCCATTAAATGAGTGTGCACCTGAATAAGCCGTGCTTCTTGGAACGCTTCTCTGTGATCTTAATTGGTGCCCCACCTTCTGAATTGCTGCCATCGTTCTAGAAATAGAAGAAGAGAAGTGACCACTCAACAAGAATGAAAATGCAAATAAGTCAGTGATGTATAGTAGTTCTATTCAGATGCTTAACAATATAGCAGTGTTGTTTCCATTGCTCACCATTTTTCTGTTGAGTCTGGCCATGATGTCTCTCGCTAGGGTGAAAAAGGCTTCTTCTACATTTACACTGGTTTTTGCGCTGGTTTCTAAAAACTTGATTCCGTAATCTATTGCCAACTAGAAAACAAAAGGTAAGGAACAATACAATTTAAATCACAAAAACTGAAGCAAACTGTGATTTTGATGTGTAAATATTAAGGCAAAGAGCTGAACTAATATGTATTATCATCAGAGCCAAATTCCATCATGAGACACTGGATCACAATCTCATTAGATTTGGTAAAAGTGTCAAACCATTGACAATTTATCACTTAAATCCATGTAATTTCAAATAAATTAGTGATATTTTCACTTTGAGGGAAATCACTTATTGCTGaaagttgaaaataaaaaaaagccccaTTCTGAAGGATTTTGTCTTTAGGAAAACAAAAGATGTGAGTTTTATTGCCATGTTGCAGCTGTAACTGCTTTAGTTGGCTAATGGCCTcaattaatgatatttttttttctcattatatAGTTTAAAACATATCCTGTGTTGGTTGAGTTGTTTGCTAAGTAGTCCAATCACAGTGAATCAAATTAATCTCTTATGAATTGTCGATGTATATTTTGCATGGCATATGAAAAAGGGAGAGTGTCATAAAAGGAAACAAAGAAGTTTCACAAGGTGCAAAGTTCACACAGGTTTTATGAAACTCctttaggtaaaaaaataataataataaaataaaaaataaaaggaaaatatacagacaaaaaaggaagatacagacaaaaaaacctcaaaacAAAGCTCCTTAAAGTATGTCGAGAGTCGACTTGGCTATAATTATGAATTCAGTATCAGATCAGGATAATGTACTGCTCAGTTATCAGAGCTTTGCTATTGGTATTACATCAAAAATAGAATTTCATAATGGCACTATCTTTACATTACCTATTTATAGTGGGCTTTCTATTAATTGAAAATGGAAAGTAATAACAAACATGAAAAGCTGTACCTTCTCCCCTCTCTCCTTAGACACCTGTCTCTTCTCGTTCATGTCACATTTATTTCCTAAGATCATCCGCTCTACGTCTGATGATGCATGCTGAAGAGAGCAATAAACATGTAGCACATTCAACTCATTAATAGTGAAAATATTGAGACAATAATGTCTCCAGTTCCTAATTTGActgaataaacataaaacacattACGAGAAGATTTGTAGTGTTCAAGCACTAATTAGGAattgcatttaataaaagacCTTTAGGTCATTTATGTCTGCTTTATGTCATCGTGGCTCCCAAAACTCACCTCCTCAATGTTCCGAATCCAGTTCTTAATGTTTTCAAAGGACTTTTCACTAGTGATATCGTACACAAGCATAATCCCCTAGCAGAGAGACCCAGACAAAAATAGGACAGATTTACACCTCATGTGTACCTAAGGATATTTTAACAGTATGATGGGAATAAAGATGTGGGCTCACCATTGCTCCTCTGTAGTATGCCGTAGTGATAGTCCTAAATCTCTCCTGTCCTGCTGTGTCCCTTTAACAAACCACAGtgaatgcatttaaaatcaagtcaaaaagcttttattgtcatttcaaccatatatagctgatgcagtacacagtgaaatgaaacaacgttcctccagaaccctgatgctacataaaacaacataaaacaacaattacagaaacagaaaaacacaggactagtaagtgtcctcgccacataaagtgcatgtgtgcaacctagtgcaaacagcacaaagacaacacaggacagtgcaagacaatacacagaacacaaaatagctccgccagtaaacctgttgtaacaagacaaagtgaacagtagcaaaaatgtaaacaaaatattgtacAGCCCACTATAGACCAGATACAGAGGTCATCATTAACCTTTCTTGGATTTCCTTGTCTTAGTTAGTTCTAAAAGAGGCCCACCCTTTTCAACCCCAACGTTTCTAACCTACACATCCTGTAAACAGAGCAGCGACACTTTTCACTGCACTATTGTGTGCATATCCTAAGCATTAGTCACAGAATGCCTGGGCCAGGCTTATAAGCACAGTGACCCCCAACAGGAAGACCAGCCTGTTTCCTGACATCATTTCTCTCGCACTTATAAAAATCTCCTAAAGGGTGCTGACACCAACTTATGAAGCTGTGACAGAATTACATAATTGACTAACGATTGAATCGTTTATTTTTGTtgacttttttacatttttttttgttatacagGCTACCTGTAGTGTACTGTAACATAagatattttgtctttataacttcaagagaaaaaagggaaggccttattattaataaaagaataaaacatcacTTAGATTTTATTATACGTTATAAAATTTTAGATCAAGGGTATTTCCTTCAgctgcctcttttttttattatttctcttaaggttaataagacaaaatgtAGCTTGTCAAAATGACTTCTGCAATGAAGGCACCCCTGAATTAGTTGTACTGCTGCCTGTTACTGTAGCGCATAATCTACAAACTTCTTCTAAAGATACAAACTAAACTGCTCCTTGCATTACACATCGCCATATCAAAAAATACAGACGTTTTAATCCATCCGGTCATGTGGAGTTTTTGCTATATTTTTCCTGTGCAgcttgttactatagaaatgactTCATAGTAGAATATGCTGTGCAGCTGAAACTACTGTCAAAGCTGCTGTTAGAGtaaatcaatcaaccaattaTTTTCAGCAACCAGAATCTGGACTCAACGGTAGAAAGAGACATACGACCCCAAGAATTTACTGcttactttattttaaacaaatagtCTTTTTTACTCATCAGTGTATGAAAAAATAGAGAAATGCAAGAACATTGCATTGGTGCTGTAGAGGATTTTATTCCAGGGACTTATTTTGTTCCAAAAAGGTCATTATGTTCACAAGTTTGTCTTTGTCAAATACCAAAGTAGGAATGTATGCATAACCCTAATGATTCTGAAGCTTATGGTCTGATCACAGAAGACGCAGTGTAAGTAGATCACATTATACACAAAGactactatattatatacaatattattttattataaactattaaaaaaataatatcaacaatattatattattgtccACAATAAGCTCATATGAACTTATGATATACTTCAGATCAGGCATGTAAAACTAATTTGTAGTCTGcaatgtaattctttttttcaagatgctttaccaaaacacacaaaacagctaATAAAACTGTACATATAAAAGCTGCAGTGCTTACCATATCTGGAGTTTAATTTTCTTTCCATTTAACTCTATTGTCCGGATTTTAAAGTCAATTCctaaaatgagaataaaagaaacaattacACCACATGGTAAATGCTAAATGAGGTCTTCATGATTGACAATTGATTGTATGTCTGTATCAAATTATATTTGCTTTTCTAGTCATACTGAAAAATGTATGTGTGCCCTTAACAAAGATAAATGCAAAGCTCCTCAAAGATAAACAATTACTGATTGATGTATTCACAAGGAAGCTTCGTGGAATGTCTTATCTGCTGTATGAATATCACCACGGTGCAAAGCTCACAGCAACTGAAACAGAAACTATTTTCTGCTTTCTGTCTACTTTTTTccaagttgaaaaaaaaaaaaaaaaacccttaacaAATATATGAACAGGTACTTTCTGCATGAAACAAGTCACATTTTCAGTGTGGTAATAAACTGCTTTTTCCGTAAACAGTTTAGTCGGAGGCAGCGCCATTTCCTGAGGTGCACGCATGTACTATAACACACTTTGTAATGACTCATTTAAGAAGTGGGAAAGTCCAGaatatttaaatgtgaagcTTTGATCAAATCAGAATCGTTATCTAAGACTATTTTTGAACAATCACCTCATAAACACGTTCTGTTGTAAGAAAAGAGAAGGTGGTTACTAACCCCTGTTATAAACCACAGTTTCCTGAAAACATCAGACATAAAACTTCAACCCTGTGTTAATCCCTTAAAAAGTCTTTGCTAATTCAAGCTTCATCACAGGCGACAGACTTAATATAGCCCTCTGAAAAATTCACTCATATAAATGCTAGGAAAGTTTAATATAACAAGGGTAGacatttgtgtatgtatttcttttaaaataacaaaaatctgACTGATGTTACAGTTGATTAGCAACAGCCAAATTTGATAaacaatctgtaaaaaaaaaaaaaatgagaagtTAAGAACAGAACTCTGACAAAAGAGACACCCAGAGGAAGTAGCTAGCTAGGTAATGCGCTATCTGGCTTTCCTTTTACCGGAAAACAGCGAGCATTCAGATGAGTAGTGCTGCTTGTTTATTACTATGAAAGGTCAGACTAACTGGATAAACTTGGTGAACAAAATGCACCCCGAAGCGTACACTTGCTGGTTAACTTTATTCATCTGCCTGGGGTTAAAACTAGATAATAATTTCAGACatgtatacaaataaagatgCTTTGGTCACGTTTTGAATAACCTGAACAAGATAAGCAAAGTATAAACAGACCAAGAGAGTCAGAGGAAGCACTGGTGAATATCTCCTGTTCTCTGTAGGGAGTTAGCAGGGAAGCCTGCACTATGGCCAACACCGGGGTCAACCACCTCCTGGCACATGGAAGTAGCTGCCCATCACGCCTCTGCTTACTGCATTGTCTGTACAATGAAGGCGTGAACAAGCTGAATGTCACAAGGCCCAAAGTGGCTTTAAACAGTGTGGTCTGTGTTCAAGGACAGGCCTGATTCTGTGAGACAGAAGGCCTTTCCCAGCACAACAGGCCTTGGAATGACCAATGCATTACCATGAAATGTGCAGTCTATTGTTGTAAATTTGACATATGAGCATATATGTTGTGCTTATATTTTTAAAggacaaaaaacatttaatctttgcataatgacaataatatgagctttaaaaatagaataacatttaaatacaaatctgAGATTTCGAGACACTAAGATGCACAACTTAAAAAGTGCCCTTTTTTCTATGTTCTGTATGTAAGACGTTTCttgcacaacaacaacaacaataataataataataataataataataatatatatatatatatatatatctcaaagaCCAAAACTGTACATCACTCAGTATCAGTTCACCAGatattaaatattgatattCTTGATAATAAAAAGTCAAACATATCTCAGTTTTGAACGTTGAGTATTTGCATTGCCGTGATGCTGATTAGTGGTGAAATGTTGGTTGGTATCACACTAAAATGGTGGTACTTGATACGCAACTGTCTGTTGACCTAATACCACACTTCAACATGTAGACTGGCAGGTAAATACCAGTATACATCTGACTTCTGTTTTATAGTCCATGCCACATATCTGCTGCTGCGAAAGAACAAATGTATCTCCTTTTAAGGAGCTTCCATCGCTTGCACGTGTGCATTATTTGGACTCTTTCAATGAATTTCCATAGTTTACATTCCTTGCTCAAGATGTTTCAAGAAGATGACAGCATGCctggtttttaaaaataagcCTGATCTAAAGGCCTTTATTGTAACATAAAATAAACCAGCTTCCTGTTTCTCTTGACTATAGCTAACGGTTtcctcacaagagctgcagataaaaataaacattataatacaACAAACCGGGTTGGTATGTTGGATTTAACAGAGAAACGCCCTAAGTCTGAAGCTGAACGAGCCCTATGGTGCACCGCCCACCCGACCCGACCCGACCCGACACGACCCGGCCCGGCGAACTGACCGATGGTGGAGATAAAGGTGGTGTTGAACGCGTCCTCGCTGAAGCGGAACAGAAGACACGTCTTTCCAACTCCGCTGTCTCCGATAAGCAAGAGCTTGAAGAGGTAATCGTAGGTTTTAGCCATTTGCCACACCGGAGCTCCAACCGTGAACGTGTGATCGCAGTGAGCGTCCTGGCCATACCACTGACACTAATTCATACAAGACAGGACGAGGGGGCGGGGTTTTACCTCTGACGTCAATGGCCTTCTATGGCGCGCGGATGGTCGCTGTAGACATTTTGGAGTCGGTTCCGATTCCCGATTCCaggttttattaataaacataaccaataataataataataataataataataataataataataatacaataatatcaataataataataataataataataataataataataataatgataataaaataataataataataataatacatttaaaaagggAACTAAATAAGATTTGTCATAACTTTCCCAGGACACAAAATAATCTTGCAAAACTGTGTTGCAAAAATGTGCCATGCGAATCAAATGATCGTTAATATCGCACAGGCAAGAGTCCAGTTGTATCACAGTCACAAACCGCTGGGAACAAGTTGCTTTTAAATAACAActctattaaaatataatgcatTGAGCATATTGACAGTATATCAAGTAAATGACATCAGACACGTGGCCTTTTTTGCTCTGgcagtaaaaatattttcatacgAAGCTACAGTTGGATATAGCATTGCATCTTACTGTGGCAAGACTACCTTACAGCCTGTAGTGATGGTTATAACAAATAACCTATATATTATAGGTTATGATATATCATATCaaaaccttgtgctccagtacatctgatcaaatgcacgtTATCAATGTTTGCTTGTTGATATTATGAatagcagctatgctaattcttctccactgcttttctttttctatccATCCTGAGGTTGAGcaagctccagttgtgtccctCCTCAGAAGGATTATGTTccaaagaagtagatgccgacccagTAAACACCCCGaaacatctagagacgtaccagcgctgTTTGGGTTcgacttcatgtagagtttggcatTAGACCTCTTCTAatttttaaaggctctggtatGGAGGGGTTGGTGTTGGATgcatgatgatctcaaatgttgtgctattttataaattgctcagtagctcctggttccacaacatcaactgactataaaaaaggacattattattaatcacacactctggtactcattgtagttctcactctccagtggtttgtattgtttaaagactataatcacgcccttgatatcacccaaatgaggatgggttcgctttttgagtctggttcctctcaaggttcctttcTCATTCATCTcgggagttttttcttgtcacCGGCAacccaggcttgctcatcagggataaatacacataattcactttaattcttaagttctgttaagctgctttgagacaatgtccattgcaAAAAGCgctgtagaaataaataaacttgaacttgaacctAAACTCAAACTTAAAATGTAACAGACTCCTGCTAGTCATGGAGGTTTTTGTGGTGAAGAGAGACAAGTGGAGTGGTACTGTTATCTCAGTGCTGTTATACTACATTTCAACACTCTTGAAGTGGCACTTGTCCAAACAAATCTGTCGACTAAAACTAGCTTTTGCATTTTATAGATTTACATtcattaactttattaacttTTCTTATTAAATATCTTAACTGACATTAAATAGTTTCTACTAAGAAACAAAACTAAGTGATTTCTGCTTGACTGTGATTTGTAGAGGTGGTAGTTAATTGTTAAGTCTCTTAATAACACTTAGTGCTCATATCTTAGTGGCTTAACTCTCAATGGCTCAGTTGTAAGTAAATCTGTATAGGGGTGCCTGCCAaaatctgtaaatatatttgactggtttaaaagttttatttaattacacatCTGTAGCTGTTTTTACTGCTCATATGCTGCCCACATGGAAATAAAATGGGCACTCTGAGGTGTTATATGTTTCTGCAATGTGAGCTCTGTGCACAAGTTGAGCTAAACTGAGTCAAATACAGAATCGACTCCTGGTAATTGATTCAGTGTCCTAAGATTTTGTTTAATATGTTGTATCTCGTGCTAGATTTGACTACTAATAAAATATCTACAAAAGCTTTATAAGATCATGAACATTTTGAAACTTTTGCACCTGGAATAAAACTTTGGGCTGCTGTGGAATGAGGGGAAAACTACTTTACAACTATgcaaataacatttacatatttctgtTATAAAATTAGATTTATAATTTACATAACTGGAGTAGAACAGTATGAATCTTTTATAAGTTATGAGGAAACAAGAGgaagttttatatattaaaacaaagtgAATATCTTATCTCCGTCTCATCTTCGAAGTGTCTGAAATGTTTCAAAGCTATCTGCATTTTACAGATATGCTcaattttatctttttatttttgctatgattttttttcatgctttaaTTTATGTTTTCTATGATGGCTgggtatttttatttcatttttcttttctcacttgTGTAACCGTGTGTATAAGGAAGTGATCACTTCCGATTGTCTCCCGGGGTTGCCAGTTATTGAACCATATTGAATACCCCGCACTCGGTATCAAatcaattgtatttatttttatttacagtttttctcagttgctgtGGAGCATTTGTCGAAttattcttaatatttgcaaatcagtaagtgcattctcaaaacaatgtgtacaaacagcacaacacattggttTTCTTGCAAAatgcctgtacttttctcaaaatcctaaGTACATATCTCAAAAgtgagtatttgtgtcaatgaacatctcattcccatttAGAATGAAAAGgccctttgtcattgtttacaaacaagatcgtcaaaatggtaagtcatgttgtcagtatgacagTGCAGAATTTCAGGTGACATAAACCACGGTTTAGATTacaatgactgaaaatgcacaaagttgaatttcttctgttacGGCATCTATGAATATCAgcagcacacatttatttttttgattgcatatttgatttatattgattgcaagagaccggacaggattcacacttttattgTACTGTAAGAGTGTCCAATCATTTCTTGgttgtttatccattttcagaatgtgtaattctgtgttttgctctgttgccaaatgaaggttcacgagattcacctttgacctattttgGAGAACcatgatgccgttcactcgccgtCATTAGTAAAATTCTAAATTAATTTGCACAgttcatcaattcaagtcacatttatcaaaaaaaagtttaatagaaattttagatgaca
It encodes:
- the rab8b gene encoding ras-related protein Rab-8B, producing MAKTYDYLFKLLLIGDSGVGKTCLLFRFSEDAFNTTFISTIGIDFKIRTIELNGKKIKLQIWDTAGQERFRTITTAYYRGAMGIMLVYDITSEKSFENIKNWIRNIEEHASSDVERMILGNKCDMNEKRQVSKERGEKLAIDYGIKFLETSAKTSVNVEEAFFTLARDIMARLNRKMNDGSNSEGGAPIKITEKRSKKHGLFRCTLI